The Methanolacinia petrolearia DSM 11571 genome has a segment encoding these proteins:
- a CDS encoding type II toxin-antitoxin system VapC family toxin — protein MRVLLDANGLMVPVQFSVDIFTAIGGLVGSFEPVTLEGVVRELEGLSKGRGRDAAAAKVGLSLAKRCLVEKSPLSGVPVDDMIVDFADRTGCMVMTNDRRLRERLLDKNIDVISLRNQKTLEIIRG, from the coding sequence GTGAGGGTCCTCCTTGATGCAAACGGCCTGATGGTGCCTGTCCAGTTCAGCGTGGACATATTTACAGCGATCGGGGGGCTCGTCGGCTCTTTTGAGCCTGTGACTCTCGAAGGTGTTGTAAGGGAGCTCGAAGGGCTTTCGAAGGGCCGCGGCAGGGATGCGGCGGCGGCGAAGGTCGGACTTTCCCTTGCAAAGAGGTGTCTGGTGGAAAAAAGCCCTTTAAGCGGCGTTCCGGTGGACGATATGATAGTAGATTTCGCCGACAGGACCGGCTGTATGGTGATGACCAACGATCGGCGACTGAGGGAAAGACTGCTTGATAAAAATATTGATGTAATATCCCTTAGAAATCAGAAAACACTTGAGATAATAAGAGGCTGA
- a CDS encoding DNA-directed RNA polymerase — MYYKMKLIDKVRVPPNRLGEDLSSVVLDELQQQLEGSIDKDIGIFIAVTEIHDIGEGDIIPGDGAVYYHVEFDAVVLRLAMQEVIEGEVVETTSFGAFVSLGPIDAMLHVSQISDDFINYDEKNGRLVCQETRRQISVGDIVRGRVVSLSLSERDPRESKIGLTMRQAGLGTGQWLTEEMEAEKADGSS, encoded by the coding sequence ATGTATTATAAAATGAAGCTCATTGACAAGGTGCGCGTGCCTCCCAACCGTCTTGGTGAGGATTTGAGTTCCGTTGTTCTGGACGAACTCCAGCAGCAGCTTGAGGGAAGTATCGACAAGGATATCGGGATCTTCATTGCCGTGACAGAGATACACGACATAGGCGAAGGCGACATTATTCCCGGAGACGGGGCGGTATATTACCATGTCGAGTTCGATGCGGTCGTTCTGCGCCTTGCAATGCAGGAGGTCATCGAGGGTGAGGTCGTCGAAACGACGAGTTTCGGTGCCTTCGTTTCGCTCGGCCCGATCGACGCGATGCTCCACGTAAGCCAGATATCGGATGATTTCATCAACTATGACGAGAAAAACGGACGCCTGGTCTGCCAGGAGACACGGAGACAGATCTCTGTCGGCGATATAGTTCGCGGGCGTGTGGTCTCGCTGAGTCTTTCGGAGAGAGACCCGAGGGAGAGTAAGATCGGCCTTACAATGAGGCAGGCAGGTCTCGGAACGGGTCAGTGGCTTACAGAGGAGATGGAGGCGGAAAAGGCAGATGGCTCCTCGTAA
- a CDS encoding 30S ribosomal protein S27ae yields MGVKRYTYYKVEDDKAVTEKKHCPRCGPGVFMAEHKDRVSCGKCGYTEFNK; encoded by the coding sequence ATGGGAGTAAAGCGTTATACCTATTACAAAGTCGAAGACGACAAGGCCGTTACAGAAAAGAAGCACTGCCCGCGCTGCGGACCGGGTGTCTTTATGGCGGAGCACAAGGATCGTGTCTCCTGCGGCAAGTGCGGATATACTGAATTTAACAAATAA
- the spt4 gene encoding transcription elongation factor subunit Spt4, which yields MAPRNKKNLRVCRVCHHVVEGESCMTCGSTNLSEDWAGYLYIVDPKNSEIAKKMNIDMPGRYALKVR from the coding sequence ATGGCTCCTCGTAATAAGAAAAATCTTAGGGTATGCCGCGTATGTCACCATGTAGTCGAAGGCGAGTCGTGCATGACATGCGGCAGCACGAATCTCAGCGAGGACTGGGCAGGTTACCTGTATATAGTCGACCCGAAGAACTCGGAGATCGCAAAGAAGATGAATATCGATATGCCCGGCAGGTACGCCCTTAAAGTACGCTGA
- a CDS encoding adenosylcobalamin-dependent ribonucleoside-diphosphate reductase: protein MTGEAAERILMLRYYRDDEKSFDELCRRVAGAIADSPEEEAEYFDMMNTLRFLPNSPTLMNAGTDMNQLAACFTLYVGDSITEIFDAMKWGAMIHKSGGGTGYNFSNIRPEGAFVESSEGVASGPVSFMKAFDAVTGVIRQGGRRRGANMGILNVDHPDILKFINSKTREGDIANFNISVMVTDRFMGLVEAGRFDRVWITREETAEEITVGDIWNGITEGIWRNGEPGLLFYDEINRKNMTPALGNINATNPCGEQPLLPFESCVLGSINLSKFIDEKGETDLASLEKTIRTAVKFLDRIIDKNRYPIPEIEEATKRTRKVGLGLMGVHDALIMRRIPYDSPEGRKYCGSIMQFVAETAVSESGRLAEEKGPFPAWKGSVWEKNGKMVRNAALTTIAPTGSISIIAECSSGIEPVFSYSYTRMNTAGESFRMVHPLFKKELETVAGKLFPNPEERERRVGEVLSHVHETGTVQDIGWLPDSFTKIFTTALDIRWRDHILMQAAFQEHVHASISKTINMPGTSTKNEISEALLFAWRCRLKGITIYRTSSRKDAVLCLGKFGDGHC, encoded by the coding sequence ATGACCGGCGAAGCCGCAGAGAGAATACTCATGCTGAGATATTACAGGGACGATGAGAAGAGCTTCGACGAGCTCTGCCGCAGGGTGGCAGGCGCAATAGCCGACTCCCCGGAAGAAGAGGCAGAATATTTCGATATGATGAATACTCTCAGGTTCCTCCCGAATTCGCCCACACTGATGAACGCCGGAACGGACATGAATCAGCTTGCGGCATGCTTTACTCTCTATGTCGGAGACTCGATAACCGAGATCTTCGACGCCATGAAATGGGGGGCGATGATCCATAAAAGCGGCGGCGGTACCGGCTATAACTTCTCGAACATACGCCCGGAAGGCGCATTCGTAGAATCATCGGAGGGTGTAGCATCGGGCCCGGTTTCCTTCATGAAGGCCTTTGACGCCGTTACCGGGGTCATCCGCCAGGGCGGCAGGCGGAGAGGGGCTAATATGGGCATACTCAACGTCGACCACCCCGATATATTGAAGTTCATAAATTCGAAGACAAGGGAAGGGGACATCGCGAACTTCAACATATCCGTCATGGTCACCGACAGGTTCATGGGGCTTGTGGAGGCCGGAAGGTTCGACAGGGTCTGGATAACACGGGAGGAGACGGCCGAAGAGATTACTGTCGGCGACATCTGGAACGGCATAACCGAAGGGATCTGGAGAAACGGCGAACCGGGCCTGCTATTCTACGACGAGATCAACCGCAAAAACATGACCCCGGCGCTCGGAAATATCAATGCCACCAACCCATGCGGAGAGCAGCCGTTGCTTCCATTCGAAAGCTGCGTCCTGGGATCGATCAACCTGTCGAAGTTTATCGATGAAAAAGGAGAGACTGATCTTGCTTCGCTGGAAAAGACAATCAGAACTGCAGTGAAATTCCTCGACAGGATCATCGACAAAAACAGGTACCCGATACCGGAGATCGAGGAGGCGACGAAGAGGACGAGAAAGGTCGGCCTTGGTCTCATGGGAGTCCACGACGCCCTAATCATGCGCAGGATACCCTACGATTCGCCCGAAGGAAGGAAGTACTGCGGGAGTATAATGCAGTTCGTTGCCGAAACCGCAGTCTCGGAATCCGGCAGGCTTGCAGAGGAGAAAGGCCCCTTCCCCGCCTGGAAAGGGAGCGTATGGGAGAAAAACGGAAAGATGGTCAGGAACGCCGCACTCACGACCATTGCGCCCACCGGCTCCATATCGATAATTGCAGAGTGCTCGAGCGGAATAGAACCGGTATTTTCCTATTCGTATACGAGAATGAATACAGCGGGCGAGTCTTTCAGGATGGTTCACCCCCTGTTCAAAAAAGAGCTCGAAACCGTCGCCGGAAAGCTGTTTCCCAACCCGGAGGAGAGGGAGAGAAGAGTCGGGGAGGTGCTCTCCCACGTCCACGAGACAGGAACAGTCCAGGACATCGGGTGGCTCCCCGACTCGTTCACCAAAATATTTACAACTGCCCTGGATATCAGGTGGCGGGACCACATCCTGATGCAGGCGGCATTCCAGGAGCATGTGCACGCCTCTATTTCGAAGACGATAAACATGCCGGGAACCTCGACAAAGAACGAGATCTCGGAGGCCCTTCTCTTTGCGTGGAGATGCAGGCTCAAGGGTATAACAATATACCGGACCTCAAGTAGGAAGGACGCCGTTTTGTGCCTCGGGAAGTTCGGTGACGGCCATTGTTAG
- a CDS encoding DUF5658 family protein, which yields MNFHGFTFLGFLSVILAGLFLADVVTTALILEMGGSELNPLMIDIVSHPWLHSIVKFIAALFVIAVACYTERLKKNAGAAILVIACSIFLLVVAHNVCVLIGFSPSGVFPGF from the coding sequence GTGAACTTCCACGGCTTTACCTTTCTCGGTTTTCTCTCTGTTATTCTGGCCGGTCTTTTCCTGGCGGATGTTGTAACAACGGCTCTCATCCTGGAGATGGGCGGAAGCGAACTCAATCCACTGATGATCGATATCGTGAGCCACCCGTGGCTTCATTCCATTGTAAAATTTATTGCAGCCCTCTTTGTGATTGCAGTTGCATGTTATACCGAGCGCTTAAAGAAAAATGCGGGTGCTGCGATCCTTGTTATTGCATGCTCGATCTTTCTTTTGGTTGTCGCCCATAATGTCTGTGTTTTGATCGGTTTTTCCCCGTCTGGTGTTTTTCCGGGCTTTTAA
- a CDS encoding V4R domain-containing protein, which yields MKATEQTEEKADALIFLKNGRTIVVNSPVRIEILRMVMTGEQRFDDIVRRIGRAKSTVSVHLRDMTDDGILAERTDENDARRKFLYLDARYLGTIAAPVCQMPAGWEEQPVLGDSVRPASVFRLIFNTIRTSLLQSGVNIEPVLFSAGIRAGNEVAKIVSDNSNEEFLKKLSDFFRSNELGKITIEEGDQLVITVTDCYECQDLPKIGRPACSFDCGLLTAVFTRQTGDEVDVTETHCYAAGDPFCRFVITKKEEVPREN from the coding sequence ATGAAAGCGACGGAGCAGACTGAAGAAAAAGCGGATGCCCTCATATTCCTGAAAAACGGCAGGACGATCGTTGTAAACAGCCCCGTACGCATTGAGATACTCCGCATGGTGATGACAGGAGAGCAGAGATTCGACGATATAGTCCGTAGGATCGGACGCGCCAAATCGACGGTCTCGGTTCATCTCCGCGATATGACAGATGACGGAATCCTGGCCGAAAGGACGGATGAAAACGATGCAAGACGGAAATTCCTGTACCTCGATGCACGATATCTCGGGACTATTGCGGCCCCCGTATGTCAGATGCCCGCAGGCTGGGAAGAACAGCCGGTTCTCGGGGATTCGGTCAGGCCGGCTTCGGTGTTCAGGCTGATATTCAATACTATACGGACGAGCCTTCTCCAAAGCGGTGTCAACATCGAGCCGGTTCTCTTCAGTGCAGGGATCAGGGCGGGAAACGAGGTCGCAAAGATAGTCTCCGACAACTCGAACGAGGAGTTCCTGAAGAAACTATCAGATTTCTTCCGGTCGAACGAGCTCGGAAAGATCACGATAGAAGAGGGCGACCAGCTTGTCATCACGGTCACGGACTGCTACGAATGCCAGGACCTCCCGAAGATCGGAAGACCGGCATGCTCTTTCGACTGCGGGCTCTTAACGGCGGTCTTCACCCGGCAGACCGGAGACGAAGTCGACGTAACGGAGACTCACTGCTATGCCGCAGGAGACCCCTTCTGCCGGTTTGTAATAACGAAAAAAGAGGAAGTCCCCCGAGAGAATTAA
- a CDS encoding radical SAM protein, which produces MNTQNKYVPPILQVEPSTDCNLDCPFCFRKKYSQKGENINFEVFKKAVDQQGFRYLSLHGWGEPLMNPYLVDMIKYGAEKGFSVNFTTNATLVGEKAEGLLSSGVGIIAFSIPDLSLFSPDISGNIKYFHELKKQKGFTFPKTYINIAMMECNFDTVEETLSISNDLGVDAVNFERSYPWKPEYTKEEEKIFRKVNDFTEKTGLKITLPVPHTLPCRLFNTTLFMRYNGDMTPCCYRPDIVFGNINSETFDEIMHKRNIFREEMAEDPICSVCGI; this is translated from the coding sequence ATGAACACACAGAATAAATATGTACCACCGATTCTCCAAGTCGAACCCTCTACGGATTGCAACCTTGATTGCCCTTTCTGCTTTAGAAAAAAATACTCGCAGAAAGGAGAAAATATAAACTTTGAAGTGTTTAAAAAGGCAGTTGATCAGCAGGGCTTCAGGTATCTTTCTCTTCATGGGTGGGGAGAACCCCTTATGAATCCGTATCTTGTCGATATGATAAAATATGGTGCGGAAAAGGGCTTTTCGGTGAACTTTACTACTAACGCGACGCTTGTAGGAGAGAAAGCTGAAGGACTGCTGTCATCAGGAGTCGGAATTATTGCTTTCAGCATTCCGGATCTGTCTTTGTTCTCTCCTGATATTTCCGGTAATATAAAATATTTTCATGAATTAAAAAAACAAAAAGGGTTCACTTTTCCAAAAACATATATTAATATTGCAATGATGGAATGCAATTTCGATACAGTTGAAGAAACACTCTCCATTTCAAATGATCTTGGTGTTGATGCAGTTAATTTTGAAAGATCATATCCCTGGAAGCCCGAGTATACAAAAGAGGAAGAAAAAATTTTTAGAAAAGTCAATGATTTTACAGAGAAAACGGGTTTAAAAATTACCTTGCCCGTTCCTCACACTCTTCCATGCCGTCTTTTCAACACAACTCTGTTTATGAGATATAACGGTGATATGACGCCCTGTTGCTATAGGCCCGATATAGTTTTTGGAAATATCAACTCAGAAACATTTGATGAGATCATGCACAAAAGAAATATTTTTAGGGAGGAGATGGCAGAAGATCCCATATGTTCAGTTTGTGGCATATGA
- a CDS encoding FprA family A-type flavoprotein, with translation MKVTELAKGVYWVGAIDWNLRDYHGYTLPGTTYNAYLVIGEKVALIDTTYPGFEGQMLDHVASIIDPMKIDYVIANHVEMDHSGGLPKIAKMLPGVPIYCTQAGVEGFNRHYDTEGWNFHVIKNGETLDLGGKTLVFLEAPMLHWPDSMFTYLAEDEILFPNDAFGQHIASSERFDDELGTDEAMEHAQKFFANLIIPLAPKVLKKLGEVTDLKVGIRMVAPSHGVIWRENAMGIITAYANWSNGVSKDKVTIVYDTMHGSTTRMATAIAEGVIEGGCEAKVCMLKDGRYKGTHRSDVVKEILDSKAVIVGTPTLQDEPLPTVAGFMSYLRGLRPGRLTQKKKGFTFGSHGGSGGAVRIVEDDMKKAGIEIFREPIEVYYRPDKDEIELCRRAGKEIAEAVRNS, from the coding sequence ATGAAAGTGACTGAACTTGCAAAAGGAGTGTACTGGGTTGGAGCAATAGACTGGAATCTTCGCGATTACCATGGCTACACCCTTCCCGGAACCACATACAACGCATACCTCGTAATCGGAGAAAAGGTTGCATTGATCGATACGACATACCCCGGCTTCGAAGGCCAGATGCTCGATCATGTGGCGTCGATAATCGACCCGATGAAGATCGATTATGTGATCGCAAATCACGTCGAGATGGACCATTCCGGAGGTCTCCCTAAGATCGCAAAGATGCTCCCCGGAGTTCCCATCTACTGTACACAGGCGGGAGTCGAAGGATTCAACCGCCATTACGACACCGAAGGCTGGAATTTCCATGTGATAAAGAACGGTGAGACTCTCGATCTCGGCGGAAAGACGCTTGTCTTCCTCGAAGCCCCGATGCTTCACTGGCCCGACTCGATGTTTACGTATCTTGCAGAAGACGAGATCCTCTTCCCCAATGACGCGTTCGGCCAGCATATCGCATCTTCCGAGCGTTTCGACGACGAACTCGGCACAGACGAAGCGATGGAGCATGCACAGAAGTTCTTCGCAAACCTCATTATCCCGCTCGCCCCGAAGGTCTTAAAGAAGCTCGGCGAAGTCACCGACCTGAAAGTTGGTATCAGGATGGTTGCACCGAGCCACGGCGTGATCTGGAGGGAGAATGCAATGGGAATCATTACCGCATATGCCAACTGGTCCAACGGAGTGTCAAAGGACAAAGTAACGATTGTCTACGATACAATGCATGGATCGACCACAAGAATGGCGACGGCTATCGCAGAGGGAGTTATCGAGGGCGGCTGCGAGGCGAAAGTCTGCATGCTCAAGGACGGAAGATACAAAGGCACCCACAGATCCGATGTTGTAAAGGAGATCCTTGATTCAAAGGCGGTAATCGTAGGAACGCCGACTCTCCAGGACGAGCCGCTTCCTACTGTTGCCGGGTTCATGAGCTATCTCCGCGGCCTCCGCCCAGGGCGGCTTACGCAAAAGAAGAAGGGATTTACATTCGGCTCCCACGGCGGCTCCGGCGGTGCGGTGCGGATAGTCGAAGACGACATGAAAAAGGCCGGAATAGAGATATTCAGGGAGCCTATCGAGGTTTACTACAGGCCTGACAAGGATGAGATCGAACTGTGCCGCAGGGCCGGAAAGGAGATCGCAGAGGCTGTGAGGAATAGCTGA
- a CDS encoding GTP-dependent dephospho-CoA kinase family protein → MNWYLPERHRDRFKEPFGRLFPDIRAALEYSGGAPVFAVGDVVTYNLVRNDVVPEIAVIDGITMREPCSRTPRLRSSRFEVENPPGMITGELIDTLLLALESRPALVHVNGEEDLAVIPLVKIVPDGSAVFYGQPGEGVVVKIVDEEARRLADELFSLFEADNSCE, encoded by the coding sequence ATGAACTGGTATCTTCCCGAACGGCACAGGGACAGATTTAAAGAGCCTTTCGGGAGACTCTTCCCTGATATCAGGGCCGCGCTTGAGTATTCAGGCGGCGCACCCGTTTTTGCAGTTGGTGATGTAGTCACCTACAATCTCGTGAGAAATGATGTAGTCCCCGAGATTGCAGTTATCGACGGAATTACGATGAGGGAGCCGTGCAGCAGGACGCCCCGTCTTCGTTCGTCGAGATTCGAGGTTGAAAATCCGCCGGGAATGATCACCGGAGAACTTATCGACACTCTTCTGCTTGCACTTGAGTCGAGGCCGGCGCTCGTTCATGTAAACGGCGAGGAGGACCTTGCTGTTATTCCTCTTGTGAAAATAGTGCCCGACGGGTCTGCGGTTTTTTACGGCCAGCCCGGAGAGGGTGTCGTCGTGAAGATTGTAGATGAAGAGGCAAGGCGTCTTGCCGACGAACTTTTTTCGCTCTTTGAAGCGGATAACTCCTGTGAGTAA
- a CDS encoding 30S ribosomal protein S24e: protein MDFEFIKEEENKLLNRTELDFVLTYDGATPSRKEILGKLCALRNVSPELCVLGSMKTEFGKQEIAGQARVYQDAEVLKSTELNHVIENSTFTAEAAEAAEEGAEE from the coding sequence ATGGACTTTGAGTTTATAAAAGAAGAAGAAAACAAACTTCTCAACCGCACTGAGCTCGACTTTGTCCTTACATACGACGGCGCGACACCTTCAAGGAAAGAGATTCTCGGGAAGCTCTGCGCACTTCGCAATGTAAGCCCAGAGCTCTGTGTCCTCGGTTCGATGAAAACAGAGTTTGGAAAGCAGGAGATTGCAGGGCAGGCACGCGTATACCAGGATGCCGAAGTACTGAAATCGACAGAGCTTAATCACGTAATTGAGAACAGCACCTTCACTGCGGAAGCCGCTGAGGCTGCCGAAGAAGGAGCTGAAGAGTAA
- a CDS encoding APC family permease produces the protein MKDKGPALERTLSLPTVAISGIGIILGAGVYALIGEAASLAGNALWLSFLFSALIAAFTGLSYMELSSMFTEASAEYEYTRRSFGGTLAFIIGIMVILSGIVGAATVALGFAGYFSTFTGIPLLPVAFAVLVILSAVIFSGIKQSAAVAIVFTLIEAGGIVGMIIIGLPYIGSVDYLAIPLGIAGVFQASALIFFAYQGFEEIVKLSEETVEPERTIPKGLMIAVVVTVILYIAVSISIVSIGGYEAVAGSKNPFAMVAENTFSGGGTVFTIIALFATANTALLMMLASSRILYGMAKRKRMPGKFAWISPRTKTPVWSVAAVLLVSLVFLLPGEIRDVALIANFTLFFTFVVINAAVIALRFKMPEKSRPYRVPFTIGKVPVPAVLGIFTCLFFLSVMDPVILGVGVVLTVVAAAGSYLFPEKKESV, from the coding sequence ATGAAAGACAAAGGCCCCGCCCTTGAACGGACACTCTCGCTGCCCACTGTCGCGATATCCGGGATCGGGATAATTCTCGGGGCCGGCGTCTATGCACTCATAGGCGAGGCTGCATCGCTGGCGGGAAACGCCCTCTGGCTGTCGTTTCTCTTTTCGGCCCTGATTGCCGCCTTCACCGGACTTTCATATATGGAGCTCTCGTCGATGTTCACCGAGGCGAGCGCCGAGTACGAATACACCCGCCGTTCCTTCGGGGGAACGCTTGCATTCATCATCGGAATAATGGTCATTCTCTCCGGGATTGTCGGCGCCGCAACTGTCGCACTCGGTTTTGCAGGCTATTTCAGCACATTTACAGGAATTCCGCTTCTTCCGGTCGCCTTCGCCGTGCTCGTCATATTGTCTGCTGTTATCTTCTCGGGGATCAAACAGTCGGCGGCCGTTGCAATCGTCTTCACCCTGATCGAGGCAGGTGGAATAGTAGGGATGATCATAATTGGGCTTCCGTACATCGGTTCGGTCGATTATCTTGCGATTCCGCTCGGAATTGCAGGCGTCTTCCAGGCATCGGCTTTGATATTCTTCGCTTACCAGGGATTCGAGGAGATTGTCAAACTCTCGGAGGAGACTGTAGAACCCGAGAGAACGATACCGAAAGGGCTGATGATTGCAGTTGTCGTGACCGTCATCCTGTATATTGCCGTCTCGATATCGATAGTCAGTATCGGCGGCTATGAAGCGGTTGCAGGCTCCAAAAATCCCTTTGCCATGGTTGCGGAGAACACGTTTTCCGGGGGCGGGACGGTATTTACGATAATCGCACTCTTCGCTACAGCAAATACCGCACTCCTTATGATGCTCGCATCTTCGAGGATTCTTTACGGGATGGCAAAGAGGAAACGCATGCCCGGAAAGTTTGCATGGATCTCTCCGCGAACAAAAACACCTGTCTGGTCAGTTGCAGCCGTCCTTCTGGTCTCCCTGGTCTTCCTTCTTCCGGGAGAGATCCGTGACGTCGCACTTATAGCAAACTTCACCCTCTTCTTCACGTTTGTGGTGATAAACGCAGCCGTGATAGCGCTGAGGTTCAAAATGCCGGAAAAGAGCAGGCCTTACAGGGTGCCGTTTACGATCGGAAAGGTTCCTGTTCCGGCTGTTTTGGGGATATTTACGTGCCTCTTCTTCCTCTCGGTGATGGATCCTGTGATACTCGGTGTAGGTGTAGTCCTGACCGTTGTTGCGGCTGCAGGTTCATATCTGTTCCCTGAGAAGAAGGAATCTGTTTAG
- a CDS encoding DUF5658 family protein translates to MNVYCSILTILTAVFAGLLVIDVFTTTLVLNMGGTELNPLMAGIASQPWLHLLIKTVFAVFIVLLACQAEHIKQHSGAVILIAACSMFLVVAVHNIRVVLFTFLG, encoded by the coding sequence ATGAACGTCTACTGCTCAATTCTTACGATTCTTACTGCCGTCTTCGCCGGGCTTCTTGTAATCGATGTATTTACGACGACACTCGTCCTGAACATGGGAGGAACCGAATTAAATCCCCTGATGGCCGGGATCGCGAGCCAGCCATGGCTTCATCTCCTGATAAAAACGGTGTTCGCAGTATTTATTGTTCTTCTCGCCTGCCAGGCCGAGCACATAAAGCAGCATTCCGGTGCAGTGATCCTGATCGCCGCATGCTCTATGTTTCTCGTGGTAGCAGTTCACAACATCCGCGTCGTGCTTTTCACTTTTTTGGGTTAG
- a CDS encoding bifunctional N(6)-L-threonylcarbamoyladenine synthase/serine/threonine protein kinase, producing the protein MPENGQILGIEGTAWNLSAAIFGDDLVSLFSKPYSPPHGGIHPREAAQHHASVMKEVISAAIEGQDLSKISGIAFSQGPGLGPCLRTVGTAARSLALALDVPLIGVNHCVAHVEIGRWQCGCDDPIVLYASGANTQVLGFLKSRYRIFGETLDIGIGNAIDKFARSRDLPHPGGPLVEKLALEGEPVELPYTVKGMDLAFSGLMSAAKDCNAPLEDICAGFQETAFAMCVEVTERALAHAGKDEVLLVGGVGANSRLQEMLRCMCEERGAEFFVPERKFIGDNGAMIALTGKIMLEAGQTVTIPESAVNPGYRSDDVVVKWRKDTGDLPYAKANLLENGQARGAEAVVTESGRDVIKRRLSKKYRNSSLDSRLIAERTRAEARLISQARRYGVPTPLIRDVTADSIVMERIDGPMLKLDLTRDHVHDAGRIVGRLHTAGIIHGDLTTSNFIVRDGRCVLIDFGLSYISSEIESRGVDLHVFFQTLESTAPDHADLRKAFCEGYAETFEESKDVFERVEEIRLRGRYLH; encoded by the coding sequence ATGCCTGAAAACGGGCAGATCCTGGGGATTGAGGGAACAGCGTGGAACCTCAGTGCCGCTATTTTCGGAGATGATCTAGTATCTCTCTTTTCAAAACCTTATAGCCCGCCGCATGGAGGAATCCACCCGCGTGAAGCTGCCCAGCATCATGCTTCTGTGATGAAAGAGGTCATATCGGCCGCAATCGAAGGTCAGGACTTATCGAAGATCTCGGGTATTGCATTCTCGCAGGGGCCGGGTCTCGGGCCGTGCCTCCGTACAGTCGGAACGGCCGCCCGTTCGCTTGCACTTGCGCTTGATGTCCCTCTCATCGGGGTCAATCATTGCGTCGCCCATGTCGAGATAGGAAGGTGGCAGTGCGGGTGCGATGACCCAATCGTCCTATACGCGAGCGGTGCGAATACCCAGGTCCTCGGGTTCCTGAAGTCCAGGTACAGGATTTTCGGCGAGACGCTGGATATCGGGATCGGGAATGCTATAGACAAGTTCGCGAGGAGCAGGGATCTTCCCCATCCCGGTGGACCGCTCGTTGAAAAACTTGCTCTTGAAGGCGAGCCGGTGGAGCTGCCTTATACGGTCAAGGGGATGGACCTTGCATTCTCGGGGCTGATGTCGGCTGCAAAAGATTGCAATGCACCTCTTGAGGACATCTGCGCCGGGTTCCAGGAGACCGCTTTCGCGATGTGCGTCGAGGTCACTGAGAGGGCTCTCGCCCATGCAGGGAAGGACGAGGTTCTCCTTGTCGGCGGAGTGGGTGCGAACTCCCGCCTGCAGGAGATGCTCAGGTGCATGTGCGAGGAGCGGGGAGCGGAGTTCTTCGTTCCTGAAAGGAAGTTCATCGGAGACAACGGTGCGATGATCGCTCTTACGGGAAAGATCATGCTCGAAGCCGGTCAGACTGTAACGATCCCAGAATCGGCTGTGAATCCCGGCTATCGTTCGGACGATGTTGTCGTTAAATGGCGGAAGGACACGGGCGATCTCCCTTATGCGAAGGCGAACCTCCTCGAAAATGGGCAGGCGAGGGGGGCAGAGGCTGTGGTTACAGAGTCCGGGAGAGACGTGATCAAGCGCCGGCTCTCCAAGAAATACAGGAATTCCTCGCTTGACTCCCGTCTGATCGCGGAGAGGACGAGGGCCGAGGCGAGGCTGATATCGCAGGCAAGAAGGTATGGTGTCCCGACGCCCCTGATAAGGGATGTCACTGCAGATTCGATAGTCATGGAAAGGATCGACGGGCCGATGCTCAAGCTTGACCTGACCCGGGATCACGTTCACGATGCCGGAAGGATCGTCGGAAGGCTTCATACTGCAGGAATCATCCACGGCGATCTAACTACATCGAACTTCATCGTCCGGGATGGAAGATGCGTCCTGATCGACTTCGGGCTTTCATATATCTCGTCGGAGATCGAATCAAGAGGAGTCGATCTCCATGTCTTCTTCCAGACTCTCGAAAGCACGGCACCGGACCATGCCGATCTGAGGAAGGCCTTCTGCGAAGGATACGCTGAAACCTTCGAAGAGTCAAAGGATGTCTTTGAAAGGGTCGAGGAGATCCGGCTGAGGGGAAGATATCTTCACTAA